A window of the Bradyrhizobium diazoefficiens genome harbors these coding sequences:
- a CDS encoding GFA family protein gives MRLEGGCYCGEVRYVAEGDPIMQAQCHCRECQYISGGAPNTFIAMPAAGFTYITGQPKQFTRKDLARAVTREFCAECGTHLVTKVPGLPAAVLKVGTLDEPAQFHPQMAIFTCDKQEFHAIPEGIATFEKLPAH, from the coding sequence ATGCGTTTGGAAGGCGGATGCTATTGCGGCGAAGTGCGCTATGTGGCCGAGGGCGATCCGATAATGCAGGCCCAATGTCACTGCCGCGAGTGCCAGTACATCTCGGGCGGCGCGCCCAACACCTTCATCGCGATGCCGGCGGCGGGCTTCACCTACATCACCGGGCAACCCAAGCAGTTCACCCGCAAGGACCTCGCCCGCGCCGTCACGCGGGAGTTCTGCGCCGAATGCGGCACCCATCTGGTGACCAAGGTTCCGGGACTGCCGGCTGCCGTCCTGAAGGTCGGCACGCTGGACGAACCGGCCCAGTTCCATCCGCAGATGGCGATCTTTACCTGCGACAAGCAGGAGTTCCACGCGATTCCCGAGGGTATCGCGACGTTCGAGAAGCTACCGGCGCACTGA
- a CDS encoding ammonium transporter — protein MTFKRPYGAGLAALAVGLFAATAAYAEPTVNKGDNAWMLTSTVLVLLMTIPGLALFYGGLVRSKNMLSVLMQVFYTVCVVTVIWAVYGYSLAFTGGSDFIGGFSKAFMMGVTTDSKAATFSVDANISELVYVCFQMTFAAITPALIVGAFAERMKFSAIALFIPLWVTLIYFPIAHMVWYWPGPDAIQDAAKALAAAADGAAKTAAQAKLDEINADAGWIFKKGAIDFAGGTVVHINAGIAGLVGALLIGKRTGYGKDLMAPHSLTMSMIGASLLWVGWFGFNAGSNLEANGGAALAMTNSFVATAAAALSWMFAEWIVKGHPSVLGVISGAVAGLVAVTPAAGFSGVMGAIVLGLVVGVVCLFFCTVVKNALGYDDSLDVFGVHCIGGIVGALGTGILVNPALGGAGIIDYTAIPPKVADYDFAAQMISQVEAVCTTLVWSGVGSAILYKVVDVIVGLRANVESEREGLDITDHTERAYNM, from the coding sequence ATGACGTTTAAGCGTCCCTATGGCGCGGGATTGGCGGCTCTCGCAGTCGGCCTGTTCGCTGCGACCGCAGCCTATGCCGAGCCAACGGTCAACAAGGGAGACAACGCCTGGATGCTGACATCGACAGTGCTCGTGCTGTTGATGACGATCCCGGGTCTTGCGCTGTTCTACGGCGGCCTCGTCCGCTCCAAGAACATGCTCTCGGTCCTGATGCAGGTCTTCTACACCGTCTGCGTCGTCACCGTGATCTGGGCCGTGTACGGCTACAGCCTCGCCTTCACCGGCGGCTCCGACTTCATCGGCGGCTTCTCCAAGGCCTTCATGATGGGCGTCACCACCGACTCGAAGGCCGCGACCTTCTCGGTCGACGCCAACATCTCGGAGCTCGTCTATGTCTGCTTCCAGATGACCTTCGCGGCGATCACGCCCGCCCTTATCGTTGGCGCCTTCGCCGAGCGCATGAAGTTCTCGGCGATCGCCCTGTTCATCCCGCTCTGGGTGACGCTGATCTACTTCCCGATCGCGCACATGGTCTGGTACTGGCCCGGCCCGGACGCGATCCAGGATGCGGCCAAGGCTCTGGCTGCTGCGGCTGATGGAGCGGCGAAGACTGCGGCTCAGGCCAAGCTCGACGAGATCAACGCCGACGCCGGCTGGATCTTCAAGAAGGGCGCGATTGACTTCGCTGGCGGCACCGTGGTGCACATCAACGCCGGCATCGCAGGTCTCGTCGGCGCTCTCTTGATCGGCAAGCGCACCGGCTACGGCAAGGACCTGATGGCTCCGCACTCGCTGACCATGTCGATGATCGGCGCCTCGCTGCTCTGGGTCGGCTGGTTCGGCTTCAACGCCGGCTCCAACCTGGAGGCCAACGGCGGCGCAGCCCTCGCCATGACCAACTCCTTCGTCGCCACCGCAGCCGCCGCGCTGTCGTGGATGTTCGCGGAGTGGATCGTGAAGGGTCATCCGTCGGTGCTCGGCGTCATCTCCGGCGCTGTCGCGGGCCTCGTGGCCGTCACGCCTGCCGCCGGCTTCTCCGGCGTGATGGGTGCGATCGTCCTCGGCCTCGTGGTCGGCGTGGTCTGCCTGTTCTTCTGCACCGTCGTGAAGAACGCGCTCGGCTACGATGACTCGCTCGACGTGTTCGGCGTGCACTGCATCGGCGGCATCGTTGGCGCCCTCGGCACCGGCATCCTGGTCAATCCGGCTCTCGGTGGTGCGGGCATCATCGACTACACCGCGATCCCGCCCAAGGTTGCCGATTACGACTTCGCCGCGCAGATGATCTCTCAGGTCGAAGCCGTCTGCACCACGCTGGTGTGGTCGGGCGTCGGTTCGGCGATCCTCTACAAGGTCGTCGATGTGATCGTTGGCCTCCGCGCCAATGTCGAGAGCGAGCGTGAAGGTCTCGACATCACCGACCACACCGAGCGCGCCTACAACATGTAA
- a CDS encoding DNA translocase FtsK — MSMSAIERVIPLVGHLPPSIREALSRRVRELTGLGLITLSGVASAALMTWSVQDPSLSHATSRPIRNILGYAGAIGADLAMQILGLGAIMLILTVAVWGWRMMTHRPFDREALRLGSWILCTVIAAGFVSCWPHGGAWPLPTGLGGVVGDALVRAPAVIFGPPGVIYRMVLGIILFVALAATFLIACGLGAREHDEELAEIEDDDKPLDEDEESDRGSVSLGWLFHALMSTKARLIWLFGAAYRSLVSSGSKTKAVSFSRQEPNLGGRAAPSISPQSEDEDYEDEHGAEEDDEEEEEEEPAARAPRKKAAPKTPSKKSSDKFELPSVSVLAAPKAGDRQPLSKAELEANSRSLEGVLQDFGVRGEIVKANPGPVVTLYELEPAPGIKSSRVIGLADDIARSMSALSARVAVVPGRNAIGIELPNAHREKVYLRELLVAKETVDSVAKLPLCLGKTIGGDPVIIDLARTPHMLIAGTTGSGKSVAINTMILSLVYRLRPDQCRLIMVDPKMLELSVYDGIPHLLTPVVTDPKKAVVALKWAVREMEERYKNMAKLGVRNIDGYNTRLGELKAKGEEPTRTVHTGFDKETGKAIYEEEKLSLDPLPYIVIIVDEMADLMMVAGKDIEGAVQRLAQMARAAGLHVILATQRPSVDVITGTIKANFPTRIAFQVTSKIDSRTILGEMGAEQLLGQGDMLYMAGGGRISRVHGPFASDDEVEKVVRHLKTQGQPEYLEAVTAEEPTEDEDGAVFDATGMGGDGGGDLFQQAVAIVKRDRKASTSYIQRRLQIGYNRAASLMERMELEGIVGPANHAGKREILVEEEDSHM, encoded by the coding sequence ATGAGCATGTCGGCAATCGAACGTGTGATTCCTCTGGTCGGCCATCTGCCGCCCTCGATCCGCGAGGCGCTGAGCCGCCGCGTGCGCGAGCTCACCGGTCTCGGCCTGATTACGCTGTCCGGCGTCGCGTCCGCCGCGCTGATGACCTGGTCGGTGCAGGACCCGAGCCTCAGCCACGCGACATCGCGTCCGATCCGCAACATTCTCGGCTATGCCGGCGCCATCGGCGCCGACCTCGCGATGCAGATCCTCGGGCTCGGCGCGATCATGCTGATCCTGACGGTCGCGGTGTGGGGCTGGCGCATGATGACCCATCGCCCGTTCGATCGCGAGGCGCTGCGGCTCGGCTCGTGGATTCTCTGCACCGTGATCGCGGCGGGCTTTGTCAGCTGCTGGCCGCATGGCGGCGCCTGGCCGCTGCCGACCGGGCTCGGCGGCGTAGTCGGCGATGCGCTGGTGCGTGCGCCCGCGGTGATTTTCGGGCCGCCCGGCGTGATCTATCGCATGGTGCTCGGCATCATCCTGTTCGTCGCGCTGGCTGCGACCTTCCTGATCGCTTGCGGGCTTGGCGCACGCGAGCATGACGAAGAGCTCGCGGAGATCGAGGACGACGACAAGCCGCTCGACGAAGACGAGGAGAGCGATCGTGGCTCGGTGTCGCTGGGCTGGCTGTTCCACGCGCTGATGAGCACCAAGGCGCGGCTGATCTGGCTGTTCGGCGCGGCCTACCGCTCGCTGGTCTCGAGCGGATCGAAGACCAAGGCAGTTTCCTTCAGCCGGCAGGAACCCAATCTCGGCGGCCGTGCCGCGCCCTCGATCTCACCGCAGTCCGAGGACGAGGACTACGAAGACGAGCACGGGGCAGAAGAGGACGACGAGGAGGAGGAAGAGGAAGAGCCTGCCGCGCGCGCACCGCGCAAGAAGGCTGCACCGAAGACTCCGTCCAAGAAATCCTCCGACAAGTTCGAGCTTCCCTCCGTGTCCGTGCTGGCCGCACCCAAGGCCGGCGATCGCCAGCCGCTCAGCAAGGCTGAGCTGGAAGCCAATTCGCGCTCGCTCGAAGGCGTGCTGCAGGATTTCGGCGTGCGCGGCGAGATCGTGAAGGCCAATCCGGGTCCCGTCGTCACGCTGTACGAGCTGGAGCCGGCACCCGGCATCAAATCGTCGCGCGTGATCGGGCTTGCCGACGACATCGCGCGTTCGATGAGCGCGCTGTCGGCGCGCGTCGCCGTCGTCCCCGGCCGCAATGCCATCGGCATCGAACTGCCGAACGCGCATCGTGAAAAGGTCTATCTGCGCGAGCTGCTGGTCGCCAAGGAGACCGTCGACTCTGTCGCCAAACTGCCGCTCTGCCTCGGCAAGACCATCGGCGGCGATCCTGTCATCATCGACCTCGCCCGCACGCCGCACATGCTGATCGCCGGTACCACCGGCTCCGGCAAGTCGGTCGCCATCAACACCATGATCCTCAGCCTGGTCTATCGGCTCCGCCCGGACCAGTGCCGGCTGATCATGGTCGATCCGAAGATGCTCGAACTCTCCGTCTATGACGGCATTCCTCATCTGCTCACCCCCGTCGTGACCGATCCGAAGAAGGCGGTGGTCGCGCTGAAATGGGCCGTGCGGGAGATGGAAGAGCGCTACAAGAACATGGCCAAGCTCGGTGTCCGCAACATCGACGGCTACAACACGCGCCTCGGCGAATTGAAAGCAAAGGGCGAAGAGCCGACGCGCACCGTGCATACCGGCTTCGACAAGGAAACCGGCAAGGCGATCTACGAGGAAGAAAAGCTCTCGCTCGACCCGCTACCCTACATCGTCATCATCGTCGACGAAATGGCCGACCTGATGATGGTTGCCGGCAAGGACATCGAAGGCGCCGTTCAGCGTCTCGCGCAGATGGCGCGCGCCGCCGGCCTGCATGTGATCCTCGCGACGCAGCGTCCGTCGGTCGACGTCATCACCGGCACCATCAAGGCGAACTTCCCGACCCGCATCGCCTTCCAGGTCACCTCGAAGATCGACAGCCGCACGATTCTCGGCGAGATGGGCGCCGAGCAGCTGCTCGGCCAGGGCGACATGCTCTATATGGCCGGCGGCGGCCGCATCAGCCGCGTGCATGGTCCCTTCGCCTCGGACGATGAAGTCGAGAAGGTGGTGCGCCACCTCAAGACGCAGGGCCAGCCCGAATATCTCGAGGCCGTCACCGCCGAAGAGCCGACCGAGGACGAGGACGGCGCGGTGTTCGATGCCACCGGAATGGGCGGGGATGGCGGCGGCGACCTGTTTCAGCAGGCCGTCGCCATCGTCAAACGCGACCGCAAGGCCTCGACCAGCTACATCCAGCGCCGCCTGCAGATCGGCTATAACCGCGCCGCATCGCTGATGGAGCGCATGGAACTGGAAGGCATTGTCGGACCTGCCAACCACGCCGGCAAGCGCGAGATTCTGGTCGAGGAAGAAGACAGCCATATGTGA
- a CDS encoding SRPBCC family protein has product MSDAAKPDPADAELVLEYEFDAPPAKVWRAVTIPALRERWLPDCDLAGAEPESTIAGEEVRYRLRDSEPPFRESHVIFRIEPNEDGGTRFRIIQQACDDLAKLPQPANSNCCLMRAAA; this is encoded by the coding sequence ATGAGCGACGCAGCGAAGCCTGATCCCGCCGATGCAGAACTGGTGCTCGAATATGAATTCGATGCGCCGCCGGCAAAGGTCTGGCGCGCCGTGACCATCCCCGCGTTGCGCGAGCGCTGGCTGCCGGATTGCGACCTTGCGGGCGCCGAGCCGGAATCAACGATCGCTGGTGAAGAGGTGCGCTACCGGCTTCGCGATTCAGAGCCGCCGTTTCGCGAGAGCCATGTCATCTTCCGGATCGAGCCGAACGAGGACGGCGGCACCCGCTTTCGCATCATCCAGCAAGCCTGCGACGACCTCGCGAAACTGCCGCAGCCGGCCAACAGCAATTGCTGCCTGATGCGCGCGGCGGCCTAA
- a CDS encoding P-II family nitrogen regulator has translation MKIVMAIIKPFKLEEVRDALTAIGVHGLTVTEVKGYGRQKGHTEIYRGAEYAVSFLPKIKIEVAVASEQVDKTIEAITSAAKTGQIGDGKIFVINLDHAVRIRTGEADAAAL, from the coding sequence ATGAAAATTGTTATGGCGATTATCAAGCCATTCAAGCTGGAAGAAGTCCGTGACGCCCTGACCGCCATTGGCGTTCACGGTCTCACGGTGACGGAAGTCAAGGGATATGGCCGTCAGAAAGGCCATACGGAAATCTACCGCGGCGCCGAATATGCCGTGAGCTTCCTGCCCAAGATCAAGATCGAAGTCGCCGTCGCCTCCGAGCAGGTCGATAAGACCATCGAAGCCATCACGTCCGCCGCCAAAACCGGACAGATCGGCGACGGCAAGATCTTCGTCATCAACCTCGACCATGCGGTTCGCATCCGCACCGGTGAGGCCGACGCCGCGGCCCTTTGA
- the xth gene encoding exodeoxyribonuclease III, with the protein MRLSLTTWNINSVRLRIDLVAKFLKSARPDVLCLQETKCIDDAFPLKRFKRLGYEHVALNGQKGYHGVAIVSKIPFETMDIRTFCDKLDSRHISVSFGEKANIAKPLVLHNFYVPAGGDIPDPALNEKFDHKLRFLDEMKACEPLHPRGEDRHILVGDLNVAPHENDVWSHRQLLKIVSHTPIETEKLQAALSAGEWIDVARDRIPMSEKVYTWWSYRSADWTVGDRGRRLDHIWVSRALKDAVQDFKILRDARSWERPSDHVPVTVTLDV; encoded by the coding sequence ATGCGTCTTTCCCTGACAACCTGGAACATCAATTCGGTGCGGCTGCGCATCGATCTGGTCGCGAAGTTTCTCAAGAGCGCGCGGCCGGACGTGCTGTGTCTCCAGGAGACCAAGTGCATCGACGACGCCTTTCCGCTGAAGCGCTTCAAGCGGCTCGGCTACGAGCACGTCGCGCTGAACGGGCAGAAGGGCTATCACGGCGTCGCCATCGTCTCGAAGATTCCGTTCGAAACCATGGACATCCGTACCTTCTGCGACAAGCTGGATTCGCGTCATATCTCGGTATCGTTTGGCGAGAAGGCCAACATCGCAAAGCCGCTGGTGCTGCATAATTTCTACGTGCCCGCCGGCGGCGACATTCCCGATCCCGCGCTGAACGAGAAATTCGACCACAAGCTCCGCTTTCTCGACGAGATGAAGGCGTGCGAGCCGCTGCATCCGCGCGGCGAAGACCGCCACATCCTGGTCGGCGATCTCAACGTCGCGCCGCACGAGAACGACGTGTGGTCGCACAGGCAGCTTCTGAAAATCGTCTCGCACACGCCGATCGAAACAGAAAAGTTGCAGGCCGCGCTCAGCGCCGGCGAATGGATCGACGTCGCGCGCGACCGTATTCCGATGTCGGAGAAGGTCTACACGTGGTGGAGCTACCGCTCCGCCGACTGGACCGTCGGCGACCGCGGCCGCAGGCTCGACCATATCTGGGTCTCGCGCGCGCTGAAAGACGCGGTCCAGGATTTCAAGATTTTGCGCGATGCCCGCAGTTGGGAGCGACCGTCGGATCACGTGCCGGTGACGGTGACGCTCGACGTTTAA
- a CDS encoding response regulator transcription factor: MANARKILIVDDDTDLRDTLVEQLSLHEEFEASAVDTGAKGASAAKANAPDLVLMDVGLPDTDGREVVRSLRKGGFKAPIIMLTGHDTDSDTILGLESGANDYVAKPFRFAVLLARIRAQLRQHEASEDAVFSVGPYSFRPGSKMLTAANARKVRLTEKETAILRFLYRAGQMPVSRETLLQEVWGYNSGVTTHTLETHIYRLRQKIEKDAANPEILVTEAGGYKLVP; encoded by the coding sequence ATGGCCAATGCCCGCAAGATCCTGATCGTGGATGACGATACCGATCTGCGCGACACGTTGGTGGAGCAATTATCGCTGCACGAAGAATTTGAGGCCTCCGCCGTCGATACTGGCGCCAAGGGCGCGAGCGCCGCAAAGGCCAACGCTCCCGATCTCGTGCTGATGGATGTCGGCCTTCCCGACACCGACGGTCGCGAAGTGGTCCGCTCTCTCCGCAAGGGCGGCTTCAAGGCGCCGATCATCATGCTGACGGGGCATGACACCGATTCCGACACGATTTTGGGCCTGGAATCCGGCGCCAACGACTATGTCGCCAAGCCCTTCCGTTTCGCCGTGCTGCTGGCCCGCATCCGTGCCCAGCTCCGCCAGCACGAGGCCAGCGAGGACGCGGTGTTCTCGGTCGGCCCCTATTCCTTCCGTCCCGGCTCCAAGATGCTGACCGCCGCCAATGCGCGCAAGGTCCGCCTCACCGAGAAGGAAACCGCGATCCTGCGCTTCCTCTACCGGGCCGGTCAGATGCCGGTCTCGCGCGAGACCCTGCTCCAGGAGGTCTGGGGCTACAATTCCGGCGTCACCACCCACACGCTGGAAACCCACATCTACCGCCTTCGCCAGAAGATCGAGAAGGACGCCGCCAACCCGGAAATCCTGGTGACGGAAGCCGGTGGCTACAAGCTGGTGCCGTGA
- a CDS encoding ATP-dependent Clp protease proteolytic subunit has protein sequence MRDMLQLVPMVVEQSARGERSFDIYSRLLRERIIFLNGEVNDAMSGLVCAQLLFLEAENPNRPINLYINSYGGVVTSGLAMYDTMQFIKAPVHTLCMGTARSMGSFLLMAGEPGHRAALPNASLHVHQPLGGFQGQASDILIHANEMQETKRRITRLYAQHCGRTEAEVERTLDRDHFMTAQQGVEWGLIDRVFAVREAA, from the coding sequence ATGCGCGACATGCTTCAGCTCGTCCCTATGGTTGTCGAACAATCCGCCCGCGGCGAACGATCCTTCGACATCTATTCGCGGCTCCTGCGCGAGCGCATCATCTTCCTCAACGGCGAGGTCAATGATGCGATGTCTGGACTGGTGTGCGCACAATTGCTGTTCCTGGAGGCTGAGAATCCGAACAGGCCGATCAATCTCTACATCAACTCCTATGGCGGCGTGGTCACCAGTGGGCTCGCCATGTACGACACCATGCAGTTCATCAAGGCGCCGGTTCACACGCTGTGCATGGGCACCGCGCGCTCGATGGGCTCGTTCCTGCTGATGGCCGGTGAGCCCGGTCACCGCGCCGCGCTGCCCAATGCCAGCCTTCACGTGCATCAGCCGCTCGGCGGCTTCCAGGGCCAGGCCTCCGACATCCTGATCCACGCCAACGAAATGCAGGAGACCAAGCGGCGCATCACCCGGCTCTACGCCCAGCATTGCGGGCGCACCGAGGCGGAGGTGGAACGGACCCTCGACCGCGACCACTTCATGACTGCGCAGCAAGGGGTCGAATGGGGGTTGATCGATCGCGTCTTTGCGGTGCGCGAGGCCGCCTGA
- a CDS encoding outer membrane lipoprotein carrier protein LolA — protein MAGVLLVTAAMVTAASFAQNVPVPKPAPKGRDAAPPSGGPSITGATQAPPNPIIPDPRRNVPSSIFQTFDANQKAQAAKVSAYLSSLSTLVGNFVQVGPDGSKTQGDFYIQKPGKMRVEYDPPSPIDIVADGSSVVVRDRKLATQDVYPLSQTPLRFLLSDRIDLMKDTNVVSVTADDLFISVTIEEKQALVGTSRLLLMLGAKDGQLKQWTVTDPQGYDTTFAVYNLDTSKKLDPNMFKIDFTNYSVPSPG, from the coding sequence GTGGCGGGCGTGCTGCTCGTCACCGCCGCGATGGTGACCGCTGCGTCATTTGCGCAGAACGTGCCCGTGCCGAAGCCTGCGCCGAAGGGCCGCGACGCTGCTCCACCTTCGGGCGGACCGTCGATCACGGGCGCAACGCAGGCGCCGCCGAATCCGATCATTCCCGATCCGCGCCGCAACGTGCCGAGCAGCATCTTCCAGACCTTCGATGCGAACCAGAAGGCGCAGGCCGCCAAGGTCAGCGCCTATCTGTCCTCGCTGTCGACGCTGGTCGGAAACTTCGTCCAGGTCGGCCCCGACGGCAGCAAAACGCAGGGCGATTTCTACATCCAGAAGCCCGGCAAGATGCGCGTCGAATATGATCCGCCGAGCCCGATCGACATCGTTGCCGACGGCTCGTCGGTCGTGGTGCGCGATCGCAAGCTCGCGACGCAGGACGTCTATCCGCTGTCACAGACGCCGCTCCGCTTCCTGCTGTCCGATCGCATCGACCTGATGAAGGACACCAACGTCGTCAGCGTCACGGCCGACGACCTCTTCATCAGCGTCACCATCGAGGAGAAGCAGGCGCTGGTCGGCACCAGTCGCCTCTTGCTGATGCTCGGCGCCAAGGACGGCCAGTTGAAGCAATGGACGGTGACCGATCCTCAGGGCTACGACACCACATTCGCAGTTTATAATCTGGACACGAGCAAGAAGCTCGATCCCAATATGTTCAAGATCGATTTCACCAATTACAGCGTGCCGTCACCGGGATAG
- a CDS encoding ArsR/SmtB family transcription factor encodes MIEADIFKALADPTRRKVFEKLAGGSLNASALRDGLEISQPAMSQHLSVLRAAGLVREQRQGRFVNYEVDPDGIVAIGSWLARYRAYWPKRMEALADLLKDMDQ; translated from the coding sequence ATGATCGAAGCCGACATCTTCAAGGCGCTGGCCGACCCGACGCGCCGAAAAGTCTTTGAGAAGCTCGCTGGCGGAAGCCTGAATGCCAGCGCCTTGCGCGACGGCTTGGAGATCAGCCAGCCGGCGATGTCGCAGCATCTTTCGGTGCTGCGCGCGGCAGGCCTCGTGCGCGAACAGCGTCAGGGCCGCTTTGTGAATTACGAGGTCGACCCGGACGGAATTGTCGCCATCGGGTCATGGCTCGCGCGCTATCGCGCCTACTGGCCGAAGCGCATGGAGGCACTCGCCGATCTTTTGAAGGATATGGATCAATGA
- a CDS encoding aminotransferase class I/II-fold pyridoxal phosphate-dependent enzyme — MAMTASSRAPLAGGSSDNERSPFVRLNELLAPHQTGKPLISLAVGEPQHPVPDFVGPVLAKHIADFGRYPMNQGTEPFRQAASAWLSSRFKLPRSLDPKTEILVLNGSREGLFLAAIAAARYVGPRSGKPAILMPNPFYPVYGAGAGAAACEPVYLPTTVENGFLPDLDAIDEATLARTVAFYLASPANPQGSVASRDYFTRLKSLADRYNFVILSDECYSEIYTREAPGSALECAGPDFTRVVAFQSLSKRSNLPGLRVGFAAGDKKLIGMFLELRNIAAPQVPVPLQHVATVAYGDEAHVEENRRLYRIKFDLADQIIGNRYGYRRPDAGFCVWLNTSEIGDDVSVTLKLFKEAGVRVVPGSYLARRQPDGFNPGAGYIRLALVQDSETTAQALHRLVETLG; from the coding sequence ATGGCTATGACCGCTTCATCCCGTGCGCCGCTAGCCGGTGGAAGCTCCGACAACGAACGCTCGCCCTTCGTCCGGCTGAACGAGCTGTTGGCGCCGCATCAAACCGGCAAGCCTTTGATTTCGCTCGCGGTCGGCGAGCCGCAGCATCCGGTGCCGGACTTCGTCGGTCCGGTGCTCGCCAAGCACATCGCTGATTTCGGCCGCTACCCGATGAACCAGGGCACCGAGCCATTCCGCCAGGCAGCGAGCGCCTGGTTGTCGTCGCGCTTCAAGCTGCCGCGATCGCTCGACCCCAAGACCGAGATTCTCGTCCTCAATGGCAGCCGGGAGGGGCTATTCCTCGCCGCGATCGCAGCAGCGCGCTATGTCGGCCCGCGTTCCGGCAAGCCCGCCATCCTGATGCCGAACCCGTTCTATCCGGTCTATGGCGCCGGGGCCGGCGCTGCAGCCTGCGAGCCGGTCTATCTGCCGACCACCGTCGAAAACGGCTTCCTGCCCGATCTCGACGCCATCGACGAAGCGACGCTGGCACGTACGGTGGCGTTCTATCTGGCGTCACCCGCCAATCCGCAGGGCTCGGTCGCCTCGCGCGATTATTTCACGCGCCTGAAGAGCCTCGCCGATCGCTACAACTTCGTGATCCTGAGCGACGAGTGCTACTCCGAGATCTACACCCGCGAAGCGCCGGGCAGCGCGCTCGAATGTGCAGGCCCCGATTTCACCCGCGTGGTTGCGTTCCAGTCGCTGTCGAAGCGCTCCAACCTGCCGGGCCTGCGCGTCGGCTTCGCCGCCGGCGATAAGAAGCTCATCGGCATGTTCCTGGAGCTGCGCAACATCGCAGCGCCGCAGGTGCCGGTGCCGCTCCAGCATGTCGCGACCGTTGCCTATGGCGACGAGGCGCACGTCGAGGAGAACCGCAGGCTTTACCGGATCAAGTTCGATCTCGCCGATCAGATCATCGGCAATCGTTACGGCTATCGCCGGCCCGACGCCGGCTTCTGCGTCTGGCTCAATACGTCCGAGATCGGCGACGATGTCTCCGTGACCCTCAAGCTTTTCAAGGAAGCCGGCGTGCGCGTGGTGCCCGGTTCCTATCTGGCGCGGCGTCAGCCCGACGGCTTCAATCCCGGTGCCGGCTATATTCGCCTGGCGCTGGTACAGGATAGTGAGACCACGGCGCAGGCGCTGCACCGGCTGGTCGAAACTCTGGGTTAG
- a CDS encoding cyclic nucleotide-binding domain-containing protein — protein MSIDDDVALLERVPTLRLLGDASLRMLAIGSEQRDFVRGDILFNLGDDADAGFVVQRGAFRVDDGAGAEMIAGPGTLIGELALVVPMKRPSGAVALEHSSVIRVARSLFQRVLESDPAAAVRLRDEFAVRSSQIASDILMAGAKLST, from the coding sequence ATGTCAATCGACGACGACGTAGCGCTGCTCGAGCGTGTCCCGACACTGCGCCTGTTGGGAGACGCCTCGCTGCGCATGCTGGCGATCGGCTCCGAGCAGCGTGACTTCGTCCGCGGCGACATCTTGTTCAATCTCGGCGACGATGCCGACGCCGGCTTCGTGGTCCAGCGCGGCGCCTTTCGCGTCGATGACGGCGCCGGCGCCGAGATGATCGCAGGTCCCGGCACGTTGATTGGCGAGCTCGCGCTGGTCGTGCCCATGAAGCGCCCCTCGGGCGCGGTTGCGCTGGAGCATTCCTCCGTCATCCGCGTCGCGCGCAGCCTGTTTCAGCGTGTGCTCGAAAGCGATCCCGCTGCCGCGGTCCGCCTCCGCGACGAATTCGCGGTTCGCTCCAGCCAGATCGCGAGCGACATCCTGATGGCCGGTGCGAAGCTGAGCACCTGA